The nucleotide sequence ATGCAGCCGTGTCCGGTGTTCTGCATGGAGCCCCAGACGACATGGCGGGCGGCTTCGTCCAGGTCGGCGTCCTCGGCCACGACGACGCCGTCCTTTCCTCCCAGTTCCAGCAGAACGGGGGTCAGGGACTGCGCGCACTGGGCGGCCACGGTCTTGCCCGTGTTGACACTGCCGGTGAAGGCCAGCTTGTTCAGGCCGGCCTCGATGAGCGCCCCGCCCGTGGCCCCGAACCCGTTCAGGTTCTGCAGGACGGACGGAAGGTCCGGAACGGCCCGCTGCCAGGTCTGGACGAGCCACTGTCCGATGCCGGGCGTGATCTGGCTGGGCTTGAGGATGGCGGCGTTGCCTGCCGCGATCGCCTCGATCAGGATGGCCCCAGGCGTCAGCAGGGGGAAGTTCCACGGGCCGATGACACCTACGACGCCGTAGGGCTGGTATTCGACCCACGCCCGCTGGTTGGGCACGGTGTGGCTGCCGGGGACCTCACGGCGTCCCAGCACGCGCTCGGCGTTCTCGATGGCGTACTGCACGTGCTCCAGAATCCCGAGCACCTCCAAGCGGGCCTCGTCGAGAGGCTTGCCGTTCTCGGCGTGAATGAGTGCGGTGCCCTCCTCACCACTCACGGCCATCTCCCGCCGCCACGCGCGCAGCCGCTCCGCACGGCCCTCGAATCCGAGGTCCCACCAGGCCGCGGCGACCGAGCGGGCGGCAGCGACGGCCGCGGCCGCCTCCTCCTTCCCCGCCACGGGGTACCGCGCGAACTCGGCTCCGGTGGCCTGATCGACGGTGACCACCTCACTGCCGTCCTGTCCGATGACTCCGTCACGCGTGATCGCTGAAGGGTTGTTACTCACGGGTTTCTCCCAATTTCTTACGACCGCCGGCATCCGAACAGCACCCCGAAGGTGCCGACGGGCGGCGGACGCGGTGTTCGGCGCGGTGAAGAGGC is from Streptomyces sp. NBC_01314 and encodes:
- a CDS encoding aldehyde dehydrogenase family protein; the protein is MSNNPSAITRDGVIGQDGSEVVTVDQATGAEFARYPVAGKEEAAAAVAAARSVAAAWWDLGFEGRAERLRAWRREMAVSGEEGTALIHAENGKPLDEARLEVLGILEHVQYAIENAERVLGRREVPGSHTVPNQRAWVEYQPYGVVGVIGPWNFPLLTPGAILIEAIAAGNAAILKPSQITPGIGQWLVQTWQRAVPDLPSVLQNLNGFGATGGALIEAGLNKLAFTGSVNTGKTVAAQCAQSLTPVLLELGGKDGVVVAEDADLDEAARHVVWGSMQNTGHGCISLEVAYVVESVHDEFVEKISELAKQIRVGSGEDAEIGPVPLPTQIPIIREHIEDALERGATATVGGLDAVGDRYVSPTVLVGVAPDSLAVTEETFGPTLAVVKVADTEEAIAHINASRYGLGSAVFSRDRGEAIARQLRVGMTSINDALVFSINPAVPFGGRGDSGYGRKQGEEGLREFAYPHSFTAKTGPAQFSATTFGRPAGAMAGALAGVRDRILAEGDRKTA